A single region of the Azospirillum fermentarium genome encodes:
- a CDS encoding protoglobin domain-containing protein gives MPTDVLLYFGLDEAAKERLRALAPGLLGMLPKALDTFYERIATVPHLSTLIASTDGTTRLKTAQANHWSSLFDANFSSAYLERTVRIGAAHERIGLEPEWYLGGYLFMMEQLLDHVLDRHRAGKAGADIKAVLRATLFDASLSLSAYVKLGAVQAVKNEILTLSDMLEREATNTVGEIAHKAASFAQIARDVAHRSQSLEEMVGEIATAAESLSVEIETVAAAAAQMRAVGEEIGSRIDASSSLSQNAAARTQEAMGSVTTLSEAADRISNVVVLIRRIAAQTRMLALNATIEAARAGEVGRGFAVVAQEVKSLANQTEASIATVSSQADDIRQGTSATTTTMTVVTEAIADVESAARDISHAAAEQRTAAAGISHNTDAAAGNARRVAEHMRVIARQAEENQASALELESLSSRLNTDMDMLRERILRIVSTSTVKDDHIRVPVAIDARVDLGQGFVPAVVVDLSLAGALVRPRQGKTPDSLPMGSSVALDIDGIGTLPTRALMPAAGALHVQFLQTPEAVSHRIRDMVQATSARDKEMGALCQDAAGRITQAFTAAIRSGRISKAALFDQRYQEIAGSNPKQFTTAFTTLADALLPPIQEEVLTRAQGVILCAAVDRNGYLPTHNRIYSKPQGSDPVWNAANCRNRRIFNDRAGMLAAHNRLPIFHHTYDRDMGGGQVVFLKEVDCPIMIDGDHWGGLRLAYKA, from the coding sequence ATGCCCACGGACGTGCTGCTGTATTTCGGCCTCGACGAGGCGGCCAAGGAACGTCTGCGCGCCCTGGCTCCCGGTTTGCTGGGGATGTTGCCCAAGGCGCTCGATACCTTTTACGAGCGCATCGCAACGGTGCCTCACCTCAGCACGCTGATCGCCAGCACCGACGGCACCACGCGGCTGAAAACCGCCCAGGCCAACCATTGGTCCTCGCTGTTCGACGCCAACTTCTCCAGCGCCTACCTGGAACGCACGGTGCGCATCGGCGCTGCCCATGAACGCATCGGGCTGGAGCCGGAATGGTATCTGGGCGGCTATCTCTTCATGATGGAGCAGTTGCTTGACCATGTGCTCGACCGCCACCGGGCCGGCAAGGCCGGCGCCGATATCAAGGCGGTGCTGCGGGCCACCCTGTTCGACGCCAGCCTGTCGCTCAGCGCCTATGTCAAGCTGGGCGCCGTCCAGGCGGTGAAGAACGAGATCCTTACCCTCAGCGACATGCTGGAACGGGAAGCCACCAACACCGTCGGCGAGATCGCGCACAAGGCAGCGTCCTTCGCCCAGATCGCCCGCGACGTGGCCCACCGCTCCCAATCGCTGGAGGAGATGGTGGGCGAGATCGCCACGGCGGCGGAATCCCTGTCGGTGGAAATCGAGACGGTGGCCGCGGCGGCGGCCCAGATGCGCGCGGTGGGGGAGGAGATCGGCTCGCGCATCGACGCCTCATCCTCCCTGTCGCAGAACGCGGCGGCGCGCACCCAAGAGGCCATGGGCAGCGTGACCACCCTGTCGGAAGCCGCCGACCGCATTTCCAACGTGGTGGTGCTGATCCGCCGCATCGCCGCCCAGACGCGGATGCTGGCGCTCAACGCCACCATCGAAGCGGCACGGGCCGGCGAGGTGGGCCGCGGATTCGCCGTGGTGGCGCAGGAGGTCAAGAGTCTGGCCAATCAGACGGAGGCCAGCATCGCCACCGTCTCGTCCCAGGCCGACGACATCCGCCAGGGTACCTCGGCGACCACCACCACCATGACCGTGGTGACCGAGGCCATCGCCGACGTGGAAAGTGCGGCCCGCGACATCAGCCACGCCGCCGCCGAACAGCGCACCGCCGCCGCCGGCATCTCCCACAACACCGACGCCGCCGCCGGCAACGCCCGGCGGGTGGCCGAGCACATGCGCGTCATCGCCCGGCAGGCGGAGGAGAACCAGGCGTCGGCCCTGGAACTGGAAAGCCTGTCGTCACGGCTGAACACCGATATGGACATGCTGCGCGAACGCATCCTGCGCATCGTGTCCACATCCACCGTCAAGGACGATCACATCCGGGTGCCGGTGGCGATCGACGCCCGCGTGGATCTGGGCCAGGGATTCGTGCCGGCGGTGGTGGTCGATCTGTCCCTGGCCGGCGCGCTGGTGCGCCCGCGCCAGGGCAAGACGCCGGATTCCCTGCCCATGGGCAGCAGCGTGGCGCTGGACATCGACGGGATCGGCACCCTGCCCACCCGCGCCCTGATGCCGGCGGCGGGCGCGCTGCATGTGCAGTTCCTCCAGACGCCCGAAGCCGTCAGCCACCGCATCCGCGACATGGTGCAGGCCACCTCGGCGCGCGACAAGGAGATGGGCGCCCTGTGCCAGGACGCGGCGGGACGGATCACCCAGGCGTTCACCGCCGCCATCCGCAGCGGGCGGATCAGCAAGGCCGCCCTGTTCGACCAGCGCTATCAGGAGATTGCCGGCAGCAACCCCAAGCAGTTCACCACCGCCTTCACCACCCTGGCCGACGCGCTGCTGCCGCCCATCCAGGAAGAGGTGCTGACCCGCGCGCAGGGCGTCATCCTGTGTGCGGCGGTGGACCGCAACGGCTATCTGCCCACCCACAACCGGATCTACAGCAAGCCCCAGGGCAGCGACCCGGTGTGGAACGCCGCCAACTGCCGCAACCGGCGGATCTTCAACGACCGCGCCGGCATGCTGGCGGCCCACAACCGCCTGCCCATCTTCCACCACACCTACGACCGCGACATGGGCGGGGGGCAGGTGGTGTTCCTGAAGGAGGTGGATTGCCCCATCATGATCGACGGCGACCACTGGGGCGGGTTGCGTCTGGCCTATAAGGCGTAG
- the tssG gene encoding type VI secretion system baseplate subunit TssG gives MSASGTPAASPQTAPAVRPAGRTVESLLLREAYRFDFYQVVNLIETLRPGTAGIGTGTMASQEAARFVHLPSQAFPVSDVVSVRPAARAGEPYEIHTTFLGLSGAHGPLPPPYTRLLLERMARKDAGMRDFLGIFEHRLIALMYQVRRRHRVAFDRTPPHRTAMARYLYSLIGLGTPGTRDRMTAPDRSLLQHAGILTHHPRSLAAVCSLVGALFGVPVQGRKLIGAWQAVDARDLTRLGRLGRNNALGRTAMAGQRVWQQDARVRLILGPLGKADFGRLLPGTAGFAALCELSLFCIGDPALELEVEIRPDPAALPPARLSRIDGARLGWTARLPAKPSADPPAGLVFGPRWTAPHTAGPA, from the coding sequence ATGAGCGCTTCCGGCACCCCGGCGGCCTCGCCGCAAACCGCACCCGCCGTCCGTCCGGCGGGCCGCACGGTGGAAAGCCTGCTGCTGCGCGAGGCGTACCGTTTCGATTTCTATCAGGTGGTGAACCTGATCGAAACGCTGCGCCCCGGCACCGCCGGCATCGGCACCGGCACGATGGCATCGCAGGAGGCGGCGCGCTTCGTCCACCTGCCGTCCCAGGCGTTTCCGGTGTCCGACGTGGTGTCGGTGCGCCCCGCCGCCCGCGCGGGTGAGCCGTACGAGATCCACACCACTTTCCTCGGCCTGTCGGGCGCCCACGGCCCGCTGCCGCCGCCCTACACCCGGCTGCTGCTGGAACGGATGGCGCGCAAGGATGCGGGGATGCGCGACTTCCTCGGCATCTTCGAACACCGGCTGATCGCGCTGATGTATCAGGTGCGCCGCCGGCACCGGGTGGCGTTCGACCGCACGCCGCCGCACCGCACGGCCATGGCGCGCTATCTCTACAGCCTGATCGGGCTGGGCACCCCGGGCACGCGCGACCGCATGACCGCACCCGACCGGTCGCTGCTGCAGCACGCCGGCATCCTGACCCACCACCCCCGCTCGCTGGCGGCGGTGTGCAGTCTGGTCGGCGCGCTGTTCGGCGTGCCGGTGCAGGGGCGCAAGCTGATCGGGGCGTGGCAGGCGGTGGACGCCCGCGATCTGACGCGGCTGGGGCGCCTTGGGCGCAACAACGCCCTGGGCCGCACCGCCATGGCGGGGCAGCGGGTTTGGCAGCAGGATGCGCGGGTGCGGCTGATCCTCGGGCCGCTGGGCAAGGCGGATTTCGGCCGGCTGCTGCCGGGGACGGCCGGTTTTGCCGCTCTGTGCGAGTTGAGCCTGTTCTGCATCGGCGATCCGGCGCTGGAGCTGGAGGTGGAGATCCGCCCCGATCCCGCGGCCCTGCCGCCGGCCCGGCTCAGCCGCATCGACGGGGCGCGTCTGGGGTGGACCGCGCGCCTTCCGGCCAAACCGTCGGCGGATCCGCCCGCCGGGCTGGTGTTCGGCCCCCGCTGGACCGCCCCCCACACCGCCGGCCCGGCGTAA
- a CDS encoding DUF1289 domain-containing protein: MDDENPCVGICIIGEDGRCEGCGRTEDDIYGVPSSPVGDGTPE; encoded by the coding sequence ATGGACGACGAAAACCCCTGTGTCGGGATCTGCATCATCGGCGAGGACGGCCGCTGCGAGGGCTGCGGCCGCACCGAGGATGACATCTACGGCGTGCCGTCTTCGCCGGTTGGAGACGGCACGCCGGAGTAA